In the Aquabacterium sp. NJ1 genome, CTGACCCCGTGGTTCAGGATTGGGAAGCCCGCAGTATGCGGGATATGGGTAAGCTTGAAGACGAAGAATCGGACAAGTTCGATATTCACACGCTTGAAGCGGCAAGATTGTTTGTCGGTAAAGCTGTGGCCCCTGGTGAAAATGGTCGCGGCATGGCTGGCGGTAAAAAGGTTGCCGCTTCACTTCGCACGGTCATGAAACTCAGCGGGGATAATAATCCTTATGCTGATTATTGCCTTATTCGTGCCACAGATAGAATGACCGAAATGAAGGAAAAGATTTCGGCAAGTGTTAATGAAATGATGAAAGAAATTGACGCATTAAAACGTCATGGAATGCGTCTTTCTGTGCTGAAAAACAATACTCCGCTTACTGTGGACCTTGAATTTAAGAGCCCGTACGGGTATAGTGTCATTATGTTGATCGGTGAATTTGATTACTTTGTGCGAGTAATCAAAACACTGATTCGAAAAGATTTGATGACTGACGCTGAAGGTCGCGCAAAGCTCCATGAAATGCGCCACGGTTGCAGGTCTATTTTCGAGGAAGTGGTTTATTACGCCCGGTGGCTGAATCGAGACGTAATGCAGCCGCTCTCACGAAGTGATTTTCTTCCTGGTGCAGACGCGGAAGCGAAAAAGCGAGTGGAAGCTGCCACAAAGCTTTTCGGAACGCTGCCACGGGCTATTTTCACTGGGGCTCAGGCTCCGCGCCACAGCCGTCGTCGCGAGCCGATTACTGCTGAGGAAATGCGTGTGTTGAATGAAGTGCCGCTGGAAGACTTGAGTGTCGATATCAAGGCATTGATCTGATCCAGGGGGATCTGGAAAGGGACTGGGATGGGAAAGGATCTTGAGGATATGCTGACGCTGGATCTTTTTGGAGCCTGTCCACAGGGTGGACAGGTACCTGGGCCAGCAGCGTGTAACAGCCAGCAGGTCACTGAAGATGATGCTTGTCCACACCGTGGACAAGCATCGAAGCAGAGATCTGCACCATTGATCATCTCTTCCCAGATGAAAACTACAGCAACTGCTATGACTGATACGTCTACAGCTTGTCAAACAATTGCTTGCTGGAAAGGGCCTTTAAAGGGTAAGGGGTCTGACCTGCGGCAGTGGTTGAAATTGGCTGAGGCGCGCTTGGCCGACGTGCATCGCCAGATGAACGAGCTGCGCGATGAGACGAAAGCCGTCGAGAAGCGCCGTGTCAGCTTGGACGTGTATTTCCTGCGCCATCGTCTACAGCAGTCGCTTCGGTGGCGCCTGGCTGGTGGGAAGCACGCAACATGGGAGCTGGTCAAACCTCTGCTCCAGACGATGAATGCGTCGGAGGCTCAGGCTTACTTTGAGTGGAACTCCCGCGCTGAGATCTTGAATGCACTTGAGCAGGTGGCCCGGTATGAGGTGAGGAACGTGCAACGACTCAT is a window encoding:
- a CDS encoding PFL_4669 family integrating conjugative element protein, which produces MNDQTTEVKPATSPFPDGYDIEGARERLADLLVRDDIDVTDPRYPELEELEKREAQLRSMRLKHEMRMEADPVVQDWEARSMRDMGKLEDEESDKFDIHTLEAARLFVGKAVAPGENGRGMAGGKKVAASLRTVMKLSGDNNPYADYCLIRATDRMTEMKEKISASVNEMMKEIDALKRHGMRLSVLKNNTPLTVDLEFKSPYGYSVIMLIGEFDYFVRVIKTLIRKDLMTDAEGRAKLHEMRHGCRSIFEEVVYYARWLNRDVMQPLSRSDFLPGADAEAKKRVEAATKLFGTLPRAIFTGAQAPRHSRRREPITAEEMRVLNEVPLEDLSVDIKALI